One stretch of Punica granatum isolate Tunisia-2019 chromosome 5, ASM765513v2, whole genome shotgun sequence DNA includes these proteins:
- the LOC116207550 gene encoding ninja-family protein AFP3-like: MISSIVDMAKAVEGCSPDISCPIPMPMPGFPRDLLQNFISGTHFPRKFEEKVEDDDGELELELTLGLSLNGRFGVDPGAKKLVRSSSIPELLQPLSDNGSMGSGVGEPILRTCSLPMESEDECRKRKAMQSLRRMEAKRKRTEKQRNSRAINGQNSRVYFEDRPDEDRKMQEVATRNHQKDQFLKGSADAFAAKEATFGMSNRGSNGKGADFIGENGHNGLVASRGSGSLGVSEFDSLPVQGSNKSAEARSPSTTQCSPDNDTKSASIITAPSGYSSNSSASTLGNGQNELAPSGKGVNGMVRDVLLDMPCVSTKGDGPDGKKIEGFLYRYKKGEEVKIVCVCHGRFLSPAEFVKHAGGGDVSHPLKHIVVNASPFFQ, translated from the exons ATGATTTCGTCCATTGTGGACATGGCGAAGGCCGTTGAAGGTTGCAGCCCCGACATCAGCTGCCCCATTCCGATGCCAATGCCAGGCTTCCCGAGGGATCTCCTGCAGAATTTCATCAGCGGGACCCATTTCCCCCGGAAATTCGAGGAGAAGGTCGAGGACGACGACGgcgagctcgagctcgagctcacTCTCGGGCTCTCTCTGAACGGCCGTTTCGGGGTCGACCCGGGAGCTAAGAAGCTCGTCCGCTCATCTTCTATTCCAGAGCTCTTGCAGCCGTTATCAG ATAATGGAAGCATGGGGTCTGGGGTGGGTGAACCGATTTTGAGGACATGTTCTTTGCCAATGGAGAGCGAGGATGAGTGCAGGAAGAGAAAGGCGATGCAgagtctaagaaggatggAGGCGAAGAGGAAACGGACTGAGAAGCAGAGGAACTCAAGGGCCATAAATGGCCAGAACAGTCGGGTCTATTTTGAGGACCGACCTGATGAAGATCGGAAAATGCAAGAAGTGGCCACGAGGAATCATCAGAAAGATCAGTTCTTGAAGGGTTCTGCTGACGCTTTTGCTGCCAAGGAGGCGACTTTTGGGATGTCTAACAGGGGTTCTAATGGTAAGGGAGCTGACTTTATTGGTGAGAATGGTCATAATGGTCTGGTTGCATCACGAGGCAGTGGGTCTTTGGGGGTCTCTGAATTCGATAGCTTACCAGTTCAAG GATCAAACAAAAGTGCGGAGGCAAGAAGCCCCTCAACCACACAATGTTCGCCTGACAACGATACAAAGTCGGCTTCTATAATAACTGCCCCCAGTGGATACTCCAGCAACTCCTCTGCATCCACACTGGGAAATGGACAAAACGAACTTGCACCTTCTGGAAAAGGAGTGAATGGAATGGTCAGGGATGTTCTGTTGGATATGCCTTGTGTGTCAACCAAAGGAGATGGGCCAGATGGGAAGAAGATTGAGGGTTTTCTCTACAGATACAAAAAGGGTGAAGAAGTGAAGATAGTTTGTGTGTGTCATGGGAGATTTCTTTCTCCAGCCGAGTTCGTGAAGCATGCGGGTGGCGGTGATGTGTCACACCCACTGAAGCATATAGTTGTTAATGCGTCTCCTTTCTTCCAATGA